TATTGCTAATCAAATAGGAACTTATGATATTTCTATTCGTCCACATGAAGACTGCTGTACAATTTTTACACCAAAGCAACCTGCTACAAAACCAAAAAGCTATAAAGCAGAAGCTTTTGAAGAAAAATGGGACTTTGAAAAGATGGTTCAAGAGTGTATTGATCAGACATCAGATATTGTCATAGATGACAATTATAAAAATTTTGAAAATTTATTTTAAAAAATATGAATAAGATTTCAACTCTAACACAAACTAATTGTGTCAGGAGGTGAAAGTTATGAACTCAAACAATTCAAGTAAAAACAGATTAGTAGTTCCTGGTGCTCAAAATGCAATCGATCAAATGAAATACGAAATCGCTAATGAATTTGGTGTTAACCTTGGACCTGATGCAACTTCACGTGCTAACGGATCTGTTGGTGGTGAAATCACTAAGAGATTAGTTGAAATGGGACAAAGCCAAATCGCAGGTAGACAATCTCAAAATCATTAAGCTTTATAAAAACCCTAGTCATAAAACCTTATGAGTGGGGTTTTTTCATGCAAAAAATTGTTATCGCTTTCAAAATGTTGTTGAGTTTATGTTCTATTTTATGTACAATAATAATATGTATGTAGGAGGAAAAAAAGATATGACAAAAGTTATGGCGGTAAACGCAGGAAGCTCATCATTAAAATTTCAATTATTCAATATGCCAAGTGAAGAAGTGATTACTTCAGGTATTGTTGAAAGAATTGGAATGGATGATGGTATTTTTACGATAAAATATAATGGAGAAAAGAAAACAACAACTTGTCCGATTCCTGATCATCAAGTGGCAGTTGATATGCTACTTAAAGCACTTGTTGAAGAAGGTGTTGTGAAAGAATTAAGTGAAATTAATGCGGTTGGACATCGTATTGTTCATGGTGGTGAATATTTTAGTGATAGTGCGGTTGTTGATGAAAGTGTTGTTGAAAAAGTGGAAGAACTTTGTGAATTAGCCCCTTTGCATAACCCAGCTCATTTGGTTGGATATCGTGCTTTTAAAGAGGCATTACCAGGAGTAGAACATGTTTTTACATTTGATACTGCTTTCCATCAGACATTGGATCAAGAAAGATATTTATATCCATTGCCACTAGAATATTATACTGATTTAAAAGTCAGAAGATATGGAGCACATGGAACAAGTCATAAATATGTTTCTGAACAGGCTATTGAAATGTTAGGGAAACCAAGAGGTTCACGTGTTATTGTTTGTCATCTTGGAAATGGTGCTAGTATTTCAGCTGTTTTAGATGGAAAATGTATTGATACATCAATGGGATTTACTCCATTAGCTGGTGTTATGATGGGAACACGCTGTGGTGATGTTGATCCATCAATTATGCCATATTTATGTAAAAAATTAAACAAAACACCAGATGAAGTCTTAGATATTTACAATAAAAAATCTGGAATGCTAGGAATTTCTGGTATTTCTTCAGATTCTCGAGATATTGAAAATGCTTTGTTTAAAGAAGGCGATGAAAGAGCTTTATTAACTGGTTTATTATATGCCCGTATTGTCTCTAAATATATTGGTGCCTATTATGCAGAACTTGGTGGTTGTGATGCTATTGCATTTACAGCTGGTGTTGGTGAAAATGCAGCTTATTTAAGACGTATTATTATTGATGATGTTTCTAAA
The sequence above is drawn from the Candidatus Stoquefichus sp. SB1 genome and encodes:
- a CDS encoding alpha/beta-type small acid-soluble spore protein — encoded protein: MNSNNSSKNRLVVPGAQNAIDQMKYEIANEFGVNLGPDATSRANGSVGGEITKRLVEMGQSQIAGRQSQNH
- a CDS encoding acetate/propionate family kinase, giving the protein MTKVMAVNAGSSSLKFQLFNMPSEEVITSGIVERIGMDDGIFTIKYNGEKKTTTCPIPDHQVAVDMLLKALVEEGVVKELSEINAVGHRIVHGGEYFSDSAVVDESVVEKVEELCELAPLHNPAHLVGYRAFKEALPGVEHVFTFDTAFHQTLDQERYLYPLPLEYYTDLKVRRYGAHGTSHKYVSEQAIEMLGKPRGSRVIVCHLGNGASISAVLDGKCIDTSMGFTPLAGVMMGTRCGDVDPSIMPYLCKKLNKTPDEVLDIYNKKSGMLGISGISSDSRDIENALFKEGDERALLTGLLYARIVSKYIGAYYAELGGCDAIAFTAGVGENAAYLRRIIIDDVSKAFGVFLDEELNAVRSSENRVISHQYSQIKVMVIPTNEEVMIARDTVRLLKL